A genomic stretch from Bacillus sp. E(2018) includes:
- a CDS encoding HAD-IIIA family hydrolase, whose amino-acid sequence MNETYQAVFLDRDGTIGGSDHIEYPGDFQLFPYTKEVIQIFKSRNIPVFSFTNQPGISRGAAAETDFFTELTAFGFDDVYLCPHHHTEGCDCRKPSIGMLKKAASDHHLNLSKCVVFGDRWTDILAAKKAGCIAILVLTGSGKTSLDHNHTSSIIQPDHVAATLKEGMTWLFEHTNAINM is encoded by the coding sequence ATGAACGAAACATATCAAGCTGTTTTCTTAGATCGTGATGGAACGATCGGCGGTTCGGATCATATTGAATATCCAGGAGATTTTCAACTTTTTCCTTATACAAAAGAAGTCATCCAAATCTTTAAATCTAGAAATATTCCTGTATTTTCATTTACGAATCAGCCTGGAATCAGTCGTGGTGCTGCAGCCGAAACAGATTTTTTTACTGAATTAACAGCGTTTGGATTTGATGATGTGTATCTATGTCCGCACCACCATACAGAAGGTTGTGATTGCCGGAAACCTTCTATAGGTATGTTAAAAAAGGCGGCAAGTGATCATCATCTAAATCTATCAAAGTGTGTCGTGTTTGGTGACCGTTGGACAGATATTCTTGCTGCAAAAAAAGCTGGATGCATAGCCATATTAGTTCTAACTGGTTCTGGCAAAACATCGTTAGATCATAATCATACCTCTTCCATTATTCAACCTGATCATGTTGCTGCAACATTAAAAGAAGGAATGACATGGCTGTTTGAGCATACGAATGCAATCAACATGTGA
- a CDS encoding PH domain-containing protein: protein MKYTSKKDWWLGLILWGAVGYCAYISTYALVTEKANLLGILITGIINLALIGFISWLWFTTYYILEEKELIIKSGPINKKIPYREISSAHKTLNPISSPALSLKRINITYQFGMALISPKNRDEFLQELSKRCPNATIKYD from the coding sequence ATGAAATACACATCAAAAAAAGATTGGTGGCTTGGATTGATCCTCTGGGGCGCTGTTGGTTATTGCGCTTACATCAGTACTTATGCCTTAGTAACAGAAAAGGCAAACCTTTTAGGAATATTGATTACGGGCATCATTAATCTTGCCTTGATTGGCTTCATCAGCTGGCTTTGGTTTACGACTTACTACATTCTAGAAGAAAAGGAACTTATCATTAAAAGTGGTCCGATCAACAAAAAAATTCCCTATCGTGAAATTTCATCTGCACATAAGACGCTGAATCCTATATCAAGTCCTGCACTCTCTTTGAAACGAATCAATATTACGTACCAGTTTGGAATGGCTCTTATCTCCCCAAAAAATCGAGATGAATTTTTACAAGAATTAAGTAAGAGATGTCCGAATGCAACAATCAAATATGATTAG
- a CDS encoding DUF3953 domain-containing protein — translation MFRKLKMAFSAIVLLLAVYSITTGNLNITPFTSLGLALLLLVMGFEERQKKKKSISYLCFFAFAVNFYVFVQSFLI, via the coding sequence ATGTTTCGTAAGTTGAAAATGGCTTTTTCTGCAATCGTATTATTACTTGCGGTCTATAGCATAACGACAGGAAACCTTAATATTACTCCTTTTACTTCTCTAGGACTAGCTTTATTATTACTTGTTATGGGCTTTGAAGAACGGCAAAAAAAGAAAAAGTCGATCAGCTATCTCTGTTTTTTTGCATTTGCAGTCAACTTTTATGTTTTTGTACAATCCTTTCTTATTTAA
- a CDS encoding NlpC/P60 family protein translates to MQKFLKVLFSLAVILGIFSNTASAEKGTPNKDVVGKDMYVNVAAATLWVGPDTARPVDDPSVSNPVDLRSWTTSMTYEEKLWLVGELETQALYGQKVHILEQQGDWVKVAVYGQPTPRNELGYPGWMPLSQLTYSKHFSKAEGKHFALITSPTAWLSKGPFGHKNDLELSYNTKLPVIKKGSKTIAVLTPQGKVRWLDAKDAKVYKSESDIPVPTGEALVEEAKKFLGLPYLWAGASGFGFDCSGFTHTIHKANGITIPRDSGPQSKEGLIVDKDQLQPGDLMFFAYDEGKGRVHHVAMYAGNGMMIHSPNTASTVRLDPISTPAYAVEFSGARRYIPQP, encoded by the coding sequence ATGCAAAAATTTCTTAAAGTATTATTTTCACTCGCTGTGATACTTGGTATCTTTTCAAACACAGCTTCAGCTGAAAAAGGAACACCAAACAAAGATGTTGTTGGAAAAGACATGTATGTAAATGTTGCGGCGGCGACCCTTTGGGTTGGACCAGATACAGCTAGGCCCGTAGATGATCCATCCGTTTCAAACCCTGTTGACTTACGAAGCTGGACAACAAGTATGACGTATGAGGAGAAGCTTTGGCTAGTTGGGGAACTTGAAACACAAGCTCTATACGGCCAAAAAGTACATATTCTAGAGCAACAAGGTGATTGGGTAAAAGTTGCGGTCTACGGCCAGCCTACTCCTAGAAACGAGCTCGGCTATCCGGGATGGATGCCACTTTCACAATTAACGTATTCAAAACATTTCAGTAAAGCTGAAGGAAAGCACTTTGCACTGATCACGAGTCCAACGGCGTGGCTGTCAAAGGGACCATTCGGACATAAAAATGATCTTGAACTAAGTTATAACACGAAGTTACCTGTTATCAAGAAAGGCTCAAAAACAATCGCCGTCTTAACACCACAAGGGAAAGTTCGTTGGCTTGATGCGAAAGATGCAAAAGTATATAAAAGTGAAAGTGATATTCCTGTTCCAACAGGAGAAGCTCTTGTAGAAGAGGCTAAGAAATTTCTCGGACTTCCTTATCTATGGGCTGGTGCATCAGGATTTGGATTTGACTGTTCTGGATTTACGCACACCATCCATAAAGCAAACGGCATTACCATTCCACGAGACTCTGGACCACAGTCTAAAGAAGGCTTAATCGTAGATAAAGATCAACTACAGCCTGGGGATCTAATGTTCTTTGCTTATGATGAAGGAAAAGGGCGCGTTCATCATGTTGCGATGTATGCAGGAAACGGTATGATGATCCACTCTCCAAATACAGCTTCTACAGTAAGACTTGATCCGATCTCAACACCTGCTTATGCAGTTGAGTTCTCAGGAGCACGTCGTTACATTCCACAACCATAA